CTCCGTCGGAAGAGCGGGGCCGATCGGAAAAGGTGGCTCTTATCAGTTGATCATTTCCCGtctccatcgtcatcatctgcaAGACACCGCTCGTTGAAGACACTCGCTCCCTGTGATACGCTTGAACGATAACTGGAGAATTGAAATCATGGCGAACGATAAACCGTATAAACCTGCGCTCATTATAGTAGACTTTCAAGAAGACTTCTGCCCGCCTGTGAGTATCCCTCTGTCGCCTATAAACATGGGGGAATGAGTTGGGCATGGCTTCATGTGAAGCCATGTGGATATTCTGCAGGAATATTTGATGTCAAGACATGAGGATGTTGAAAGCTCAGCATGACTTGCGCGGAGTCTGGACACGCACGTTGTTGGGTGTCATATCTCACGGCATTCAACGATTGCTATGAGACCATCATGTTGGTATAAGTGTACCACGCCACGCCTTCTCATCCATCACCACCTCTATTCGCCTCCCATCTCACTCGAGCCCAGCTAACATCTCCAGTCCGGCTCCCTCGCCGTCCCTTCAGGCCGCACAATCGCCTCCCCAATAAACCACCTAACAACCCTCCCCTTCTCCCTCATCCTCGCAACAAAAGACTTCCACCCATCCTCCCACATATCCTTCGCCTCAAACCACGCCTCCTCAACACCCTACACATCAACCACAACAATCCAGCACCCTGACGACCCTTCCCAGAGCTACACGACAACTTTATGGCCAACGCACTGCGTCCAAGGCACGCCGGGCTGTGAGCTGGTACCGGAGCTAGATGTCTCGCGTGTTCATGCTGTTATTGAAAAGGGCCAGGATGAGCGCGTGGAGATGTATAGTGCGTTTTATGATCCGTTTAGGGTGAGTGATAGTGGACTCGCGGGCATGTTGAGTGAACAGGGTGTTACGGATGTTTTTGTGGTTGGATTGGCAGCTGACTTTTGCGTCAAAGCCACGGCGGAGGATGCGCTGCAGGAGGGATATACCACCTGGATTGTTAATGAAGGGACAAAGCCTGTCATGCCTGATAAGTGGGAGGAGTGCAAGAGAGGCATGGAGGACAAGGGCATCAAGTTCACGTCCATTGATGGAGATGTAGTGGCGAGAGTAAAGGCATATGCATGATTTAACAAAAAAATGATTAAATTTGAATTGCGAAGTGGCACTTTATCATAACTACCATCTTCAATATTGCCATCTTTCGACGGCTGtatatgtatgtatgtatggATGCTCTCATCTTTCCAGAATGTCCAATGCAAAAACTCCATGCTGTGTGACCATCCACTCCATCCCAGACCATGTGTGTAGTGTATCATACTCATACATGTTCTCGTCTATGTAAACTTTTTATCATCCGCTCGCCTCTACTCCTTCAAATGCAAAGTTATTCGTCTATCGCTTTGACCTCTGAATAGCAGCGGCGCTCATCGATGTTGTTGACGCTGAGCGCTCCTGGGCATTGGTCATGGCCAAGGAGACGGGTGTCATGGGAGGAGCGGGGGTGGTGCTGCGAGAGGGAGCGGCACTTCGGTTGTGCTGCATGTGAGCCCGGACGAGATGACCCGCGGCCAGGGCACTGCAGAGAGAAAGCTCGCCTGCGAGAACGGCTGCGCCGATGATGCGGGCAAGACGGCGGGCGTTGTCTCCAGGGTTGGTGGGGTGAGAGCCTCGGACACCAAGGATGTCAAGCATGGCGCTCTGAGGCTCGAGGATGGTACCACCACCAAGAGTTCCGACCTCGAGCGAGGGCATAGAGACGGAGATCTGAAGAGCTCCATTGAGGCTGTAAATGTTAGCGTGTGTTCGGCTTGATGTCTGGGACAAACTTACTTCTTCATGATGGTGATACAGTTGGCGCTCTCAACAACCTGAGCAGGGTCCTGACCAGTGGCCAGGAAAATAGCAGCGACAATATTGGCAGCGTGGGCGTTGAAACCACCGACTGAGCCAGCCATAGCGGAACCGATCAGGTTCTTAGCAACGTTGAGCTCAACAAGAGAGTCGACATCGCTCTTGAGAACGCTGCGAACAACCTCACCGGGGATGATggcctcagcaacaacaccctTACCACGTCCGTCGATCCAGTTGAGGGCCGCGGCCTTCTTATCCGTGCAGTAGTTACCAGAGACAGAGATGATCTGCATGTCGTCGAAACCTCCATCGTTGGCCATGACGCTCAGAGCGTGCTCGACACCCTTGGAAATCATGTTCATACCCATAGCGTCACCGGTGGTGGTCTTGAATCGAATGTACAGGTTGGTACCAGCAAGAGCAGTCTTCATGGACTGGAGACGGGCAAAGCGACTAGTGGAGTTGaaggccttcttcatcatatCCTGACCAGCCTCAGAGTCAAGCCAGAGCTTGGCAGCACCAGCGCGCTCAAGAGTCTCGAAAGCAACACAAGGGCCACGAGTCATACCATCAGCAGTGAGGACAGTGATAGCACCGCCACCAGAGTTGATGGCCTTGCAACCTCGACTGGCACTGGCAACCAAGACACCCTCAGTAGTGGCCATAGGGATGAAGTAGCTCTGTCCATCAATGACGAGAGGACCAGCAACACCGACGGGAAGAGGCATGTATCCAATGACGTTCTCACAGCATGCGCCGAAGACGCGCTCCCAGTTATAGTTCTCGTAAGGTAGCTTGGATCGGTCGAGCGAGTGGGTAACATCGGTGGTGGCCTTGTTACGGGCGATAATGCTTCGTCGGATCTTAACAGCGCGGGTGAAGTCACCGAGGGTCTTCTCAAGTGCGTAACCAGGAATCTTGCCACGCATAGAGAGGGAAATAACTTCCTCGTCGGTCATCTCGCGGACGCGCTTCTCGGACAGGAGCTTCTCGAGTTCTTCATTACTTCGGTTGGGCAGGTTGGCAGGGCGAGCCTTGGTCATGTGAAGACCCTCAGCCTCGTCGTCGGTAATAGCAGGAGTGCTGGGCTGGGTTCGCATAGGAGTGGGAGGAACGTATTCGCCGAGAGGAAGAGTAGCGGAGCCGGTGTCGTTGAACTGCTGCGCACGGGCAAGCTCGTTTCGGTCGATGCTGTGCTCGGGGACATTGGGGTCCTTGATTCCCCAGCGAGCGACGTTGAAGAGGTAGCCGTTAAGAGCGACACTGAGAGCAAGGGCAATGACAATCCACTTGGACAGAACGGGATCCTCAAGAGACTTGAGAATACCACCAACCATGCGGCCGCCGACACCGTAGCCCTGGAAGTGGTGGTGGAAAGCATCGTTGTAGGCAGGGCTGTTGGCAGCAGAACCTAGGGCGTAGTGGATCGAAGGGTACTCGAGCTCGTACTTGATAGGAGTCAAGACAGTGACCAAGGTAGGTCGGTTGTTGGCCTTGGCGGTAGCGAGGATAGCATCCAGACCGTTGGAGGCAACCTTGAAGGGGTCAACGGAGAGAGGAGCGACGACGCCGCCCAGACTGCTGGCCCAAGTTCGGATGGTGGACATAGAGCTGGGGTTGCGGAATGGGATCGAGCAGATGTTGACAatgttgacgaagatgaagccgagaatcatcaagaccttgaacttgggaatgctgctgctcttgcgGCCGAACAGAGAGGTGTCGCCCTTGACGCGGTtcaaatcatcatcaccctTGGCGACGTTCTCGGCGACACGGCGGCTgacaccatcatcctcaagGGCCATACGCATATCAACATGGCGCTTGATACGGTTGATttcaagcttgatgctgaGAATGGCAGTGTAGAaagtgaagaggaggatgaagtcgAAGAACAGGGTCCAGGCGGCCAGGAAGCAGAACTGCTGAAGACCACCCTGAACACCAGAAGCAGCACCAATGACGAGAATGACGATCTCAATAGCGTAATCGCGGATGATCTCGAaacccttctccttgatggcGGCCTGAACAGCATATTGAATCATGTTCTGCATGGAGCGCTCAGGAGATCGCTTGCCAGACTTGGAGTTCTGAGCCTGGATTCGTCGATGCTCAATGGCGTGGGACATGACGGCACGGGTGAGAACAATGTTCTTCTCGAATCCAATGGTGACAACCAAGAAGGGGAGACCCTCAGACAGAAGAATGACGCTGATGGGAACACCCAGCTTGGTAGTGACCACAAGACCAAAGAGGAAGGCAAAGACAGAGGA
This genomic stretch from Fusarium oxysporum f. sp. lycopersici 4287 chromosome 2, whole genome shotgun sequence harbors:
- a CDS encoding 3-hydroxy-3-methylglutaryl-coenzyme A reductase → MASILLPKRFRGEAPVTEKTTPSWASKRLTPIAQFLSRLACSHPIHTVVVVAVLASTSYVGLLQESLFNTDVESATLGKADWSTLVEGSRVLRAGPETAWNWKAVEQDAVPDAGSDADHLALLTLVFPDSLSAESSSTAPRSHHVPIPQNLSITSLPSTENPFTAYSQDSILAYALPYSEGPEFLAAAQEIPNEDAVEIETKHGREKKTWIMKAAKVNTRNSVVQWVSNAWTEFVDLLKNAETLDIVIMLLGYIAMHLTFVSLFLSMRKMGSKFWLGVCTLFSSVFAFLFGLVVTTKLGVPISVILLSEGLPFLVVTIGFEKNIVLTRAVMSHAIEHRRIQAQNSKSGKRSPERSMQNMIQYAVQAAIKEKGFEIIRDYAIEIVILVIGAASGVQGGLQQFCFLAAWTLFFDFILLFTFYTAILSIKLEINRIKRHVDMRMALEDDGVSRRVAENVAKGDDDLNRVKGDTSLFGRKSSSIPKFKVLMILGFIFVNIVNICSIPFRNPSSMSTIRTWASSLGGVVAPLSVDPFKVASNGLDAILATAKANNRPTLVTVLTPIKYELEYPSIHYALGSAANSPAYNDAFHHHFQGYGVGGRMVGGILKSLEDPVLSKWIVIALALSVALNGYLFNVARWGIKDPNVPEHSIDRNELARAQQFNDTGSATLPLGEYVPPTPMRTQPSTPAITDDEAEGLHMTKARPANLPNRSNEELEKLLSEKRVREMTDEEVISLSMRGKIPGYALEKTLGDFTRAVKIRRSIIARNKATTDVTHSLDRSKLPYENYNWERVFGACCENVIGYMPLPVGVAGPLVIDGQSYFIPMATTEGVLVASASRGCKAINSGGGAITVLTADGMTRGPCVAFETLERAGAAKLWLDSEAGQDMMKKAFNSTSRFARLQSMKTALAGTNLYIRFKTTTGDAMGMNMISKGVEHALSVMANDGGFDDMQIISVSGNYCTDKKAAALNWIDGRGKGVVAEAIIPGEVVRSVLKSDVDSLVELNVAKNLIGSAMAGSVGGFNAHAANIVAAIFLATGQDPAQVVESANCITIMKNLNGALQISVSMPSLEVGTLGGGTILEPQSAMLDILGVRGSHPTNPGDNARRLARIIGAAVLAGELSLCSALAAGHLVRAHMQHNRSAAPSRSTTPAPPMTPVSLAMTNAQERSASTTSMSAAAIQRSKR
- a CDS encoding 3-hydroxy-3-methylglutaryl-coenzyme A reductase, whose product is MASILLPKRFRGEAPVTEKTTPSWASKRLTPIAQFLSRLACSHPIHTVVVVAVLASTSYVGLLQESLFNTDVESATLGKADWSTLVEGSRVLRAGPETAWNWKAVEQDAVPDAGSDADHLALLTLVFPDSLSAESSSTAPRSHHVPIPQNLSITSLPSTENPFTAYSQDSILAYALPYSEGPEFLAAAQEIPNEDAVEIETKHGREKKTWIMKAAKVNTRNSVVQWVSNAWTEFVDLLKNAETLDIVIMLLGYIAMHLTFVSLFLSMRKMGSKFWLGVCTLFSSVFAFLFGLVVTTKLGVPISVILLSEGLPFLVVTIGFEKNIVLTRAVMSHAIEHRRIQAQNSKSGKRSPERSMQNMIQYAVQAAIKEKGFEIIRDYAIEIVILVIGAASGVQGGLQQFCFLAAWTLFFDFILLFTFYTAILSIKLEINRIKRHVDMRMALEDDGVSRRVAENVAKGDDDLNRVKGDTSLFGRKSSSIPKFKVLMILGFIFVNIVNICSIPFRNPSSMSTIRTWASSLGGVVAPLSVDPFKVASNGLDAILATAKANNRPTLVTVLTPIKYELEYPSIHYALGSAANSPAYNDAFHHHFQGYGVGGRMVGGILKSLEDPVLSKWIVIALALSVALNGYLFNVARWGIKDPNVPEHSIDRNELARAQQFNDTGSATLPLGEYVPPTPMRTQPSTPAITDDEAEGLHMTKARPANLPNRSNEELEKLLSEKRVREMTDEEVISLSMRGKIPGYALEKTLGDFTRAVKIRRSIIARNKATTDVTHSLDRSKLPYENYNWERVFGACCENVIGYMPLPVGVAGPLVIDGQSYFIPMATTEGVLVASASRGCKAINSGGGAITVLTADGMTRGPCVAFETLERAGAAKLWLDSEAGQDMMKKAFNSTSRFARLQSMKTALAGTNLYIRFKTTTGDAMGMNMISKGVEHALSVMANDGGFDDMQIISVSGNYCTDKKAAALNWIDGRGKGVVAEAIIPGEVVRSVLKSDVDSLVELNVAKNLIGSAMAGSVGGFNAHAANIVAAIFLATGQDPAQVVESANCITIMKK